The Chryseobacterium geocarposphaerae genomic sequence TCTGCGCTTACCTACTCACCTCTCGTTTTCAGTGGGGCAAAGATAGATACTTTATTATATATAATCCTAATTTACTTAACTTAAATTTCATATTCCCGTAATATTTTATCTTAACTCACTGATTAGGTACGAGAAGAATTTTTTAATAAAAAGAGCAAGCACAAGACAATCATATAATAGTCATGAAAAACAAAATACTAATATATATAGCATACATGTCCACATTTGAAAATTATTTTATACCTTCGCAGTATGAATTCTAACAACAGAGCATATTATTACAGAATTATTAACTCAATTATGGGATAAGGAATTCTTATGTATATATAATTCAAACCTCGTCCTAGACGAGGTTTTTTGATTTTAAATTAGAAGAAAATGAAAATAGGTATTATTGGCGTAGGATTAATAGGCGGTTCGATAGCTTTAAAATTAAAACAGAAAGGCCTTGCAACTTATATTTATGGAATTGATAACAATGAACAACACCTTAATGAGGGTATAGAGCTTCAAATCATCAACGAGAAGGCAAACTTAGAGGAAGGAATCAAAAATTCTGACCTTATTATTATTGCAATTCCTGTAGATGCAGCCAGAAAACTCCTTCCAAAGGTTTTGGACTTGGTTTCAGATGATCAAACTGTAATGGATTGTGGTTCTACAAAGTCAGGAATTGTAGAAATAGTTAAAAGTCATCCTAAAAGATCCAGATATGTTGCTTTTCACCCGATGTGGGGAACGGAAAACAATGGCCCAAAGTCTGCTGTAGCGGAGAGCTTTTCAGGAAAGGCCGGAGTTATTTGTAATAAAGAGGAATCTGCAGAAGATGCTTTTACATTGGTCGAGAAGATTGTTTATACTCTGGACATGCATCCTATATATA encodes the following:
- a CDS encoding prephenate dehydrogenase, with the translated sequence MKIGIIGVGLIGGSIALKLKQKGLATYIYGIDNNEQHLNEGIELQIINEKANLEEGIKNSDLIIIAIPVDAARKLLPKVLDLVSDDQTVMDCGSTKSGIVEIVKSHPKRSRYVAFHPMWGTENNGPKSAVAESFSGKAGVICNKEESAEDAFTLVEKIVYTLDMHPIYMNAQDHDIHTAYISHISHITSYALANTVLEKEREEETIFQLASSGFSSTVRLAKSHPEMWVPIFKQNKENVLDVLNEHISQLRKFKSALEKENYEYLGELISNANKIREILDK